Proteins from a single region of Bradysia coprophila strain Holo2 chromosome X unlocalized genomic scaffold, BU_Bcop_v1 contig_416, whole genome shotgun sequence:
- the LOC119069891 gene encoding nuclear pore complex protein Nup98-Nup96 isoform X2: MFGGSSKPTFGTTPASGFGFNNTATTSPFGTQPAFGKPATTGFGQPSAFGQQSNMFGTTQPSGLFGGNQAPAFGSAPTQQSGFGAFAQQQQANNTLFGSSMQQNKPSIFGQPSTSAFAKPAGAFGFGSPQPQTSLFGQASTSTTANASFSGFGTNATSGGLFGATATPAFGQSQQTGANGSAIVKYQALHGTDTLIKGGASTTVNTKQHCITAMKEYELKSLEEIRIEDYTANRKGPQAGGIPGSSSGLFGATAPNGGGLFGAPASQPSTGLFGQQQPAANTLGGFGAQPATNTLGGFGQPQSSAFGQAQPAQSTGLFGKSFAAPATSTAFGGFGTAAPANANMFGAKPFGQQSGSLFGATPQVSGGSTFGQQPTTGFSAFGQTSVNQPAPLFGSSATTNTGFGMGQTSAPNTGFGGFGATNTNANAVGGGGLFPQQKPATGFGAAPAFGAPTSTSTGFGSFGQPNTSGSMFNNTFNKTASTPFGGFQSTAPNMGTGLGLGANNSLFGQNKPGSLFGTNTAPTGGLFGSSFGQTNTLGGLGQNTMGMGQGLGMQQQQVPIHQQILAMTTSPYGDNPIFKDLKPASGLSEDALRPTNPAAQKAILESSSSNQFKVTPTVGSGLKVKPIQSSLSKKSLFGGLEEFDSSVEESFCLKPNAKRLVLKPKSAQKVSPNHTRPLQSTQNTSFTGNFENAKHLTSSNSKDNADAEQSFSNQIPTNLSAQNTDQENVRRVSWLHSKALEKVAKPRLSDFHENTIKELVTTPTSKDSTKQISKSTTASPLTGEHQAASARDSNSLTFDLTHTPASTDSSFASHSFLDDTNPDLSLINVAPNAAGVILTRAKYYTIPSLDKLEDFMNEDGSCIVPNFTIGRKGYGNVYFNEPIDLAGLNLDELVHFRHKEVIIYPDDENKPPVGTELNRKAQITLDQVWPHDKTLHEAIKDKERLDLMDYEGHLRRVCEKHDTRFIEYRPESGSWVFRVDHFSKYGLSDSDEDDAPADPKKAKLATVTGTGDNANRNLVDVAKVAAIGGLAKPNQTVVNDIPLANHSLGGLTSRYDQHIDDYNLSQHRFQARSPSTSLAMDMGTDSHKLQLMKASFFADDDYDGKSVISEQLEGRDSPDQIVPSRPGIRSHLYSAPSSVHSLSRGLPSTTSSILEIPVPNLVVPAFDCFQHPDSVKDVGMKPTENQSTKVVRPTGPRSVPLVVKPKVALIRFPNTVIPFEKSIARQLNGRCASDVALMRSRGFKVGWGQQNRIFVLSTINNNHHLVSKTVDLDQLGSLFSGRAEVDNSGNIVQGLQIASMKQIPSFHESIENHLTVQLKFSTKNRVAGSDCPYYQSNSGTQIINEHLNIAKINVKLNDVGDYVLSVWSLVNALWGEQEELDGLEVNSHLTIMRRKELLSEWLEDVVPGKANKSMDNLGDGDGYLSHLLQLLSCHKVEDACELAFNNNDMNLALLMAQLSSGPTVRQLIQHQLSTWQEVEADKFIKNPRLKVMMLVAGVPLLASANGPINIFEDMDWLKAFATILWYISSAPSSITDSLCAYEEFYQADEFPAEPPMPPYNGKYEPCANNTVMDLRYHILKLYSKRSHPMETILNPTTYTADQMDFRLSWLLLQTLSSIGYHHCSELSAAQLHVSFASQLENHGMWHWSIFVLLHIDNPNQRESAVQNLLYKYVSLSQDDDYLEKERFIVNDLGVPDKWICWAKSVKAGVQNKYHKQADYLLKAKQWAAAHDVIMKHLAPDAIINDDIPYLKELLDQLENPRLIPNWSNEGMILIDYVEIMEKYESLKTIHEGDIETRWEGLKPQLNELCSRISLFPCPTAKHRLCQSEIAQRLANLISGIRIVCPDLSPLNEMKITLGKLPLPQEYAQQKLRLFLDDSSLMEML, translated from the exons atgtttggtggatCGTCAAAACCAACGTTTGGCACTACACCAGCAAGCGGTTTCGGATTCAACAATACAGCGACGACCAGTCCATTTGGTACACAACCGGCGTttg GTAAACCAGCTACAACAGGTTTCGGCCAACCATCGGCATTCGGACAACAATCGAATATGTTTGGTACGACACAGCCGAGCGGTCTATTTGGTGGTAATCAGGCACCTGCCTTCGGTTCAGCGCCGACACAACAATCGGGTTTCGGTG CATTCGCCCAACAGCAACAGGCAAACAACACTTTGTTCGGCTCATcaatgcaacaaaataaacCGTCAATTTTCGGACAGCCGTCAACATCGGCATTTGCGAAACCTGCTGGTGCTTTTGGATTTGGATCGCCACAGCCACAAACATCATTATTCGGGCAAGCGAGCACATCGACTACAGCGAATGCCAGTTTTAGTGGATTTGGAACGAATGCTACGAGCGGTGGACTTTTCGGTGCTACAGCAACTCCAGCGTTCGGACAATCACAACAGACTGGTGCAAATGGCTCTGCTATTGTCAAGTATCAAGCACTCCACGGTACAGACACGTTGATAAAGGGCGGTGCGTCGACTACTGTCAACACGAAGCAGCACTGTATCACTGCTATGAAGGAATATGAATTGAAAAGTCTGGAAGAGATCCGAATCGAAGATTATACGGCCAATCGTAAGGGACCTCAAGCTGGTGGTATTCCAGGAAGTTCCAGTGGACTGTTTGGTGCAACTGCTCCAAATGGTGGAGGATTATTCGGTGCTCCAGCTTCTCAACCATCTACTGGACTTTTCGGACAACAGCAACCGGCAGCAAACACATTAGGTGGATTTGGTGCACAACCTGCAACAAACACTTTGGGTGGTTTCGGTCAACCACAATCCAGTGCATTCGGTCAAGCACAGCCGGCACAATCAACCGGGCTATTCGGTAAATCTTTTGCTGCGCCTGCAACATCAACAGCTTTCGGTGGTTTTGGCACAGCAGCACCGGCCAACGCCAATATGTTTGGAGCGAAACCGTTCGGCCAACAATCAGGTAGTCTATTTGGAGCTACGCCCCAAGTGTCGGGTGGTTCTACATTCGGACAACAGCCTACAACGGGATTCAGCGCTTTCGGTCAAACCTCAGTCAACCAACCGGCACCACTCTTCGGATCGAGTGCTACAACCAATACTGGGTTCGGCATGGGCCAAACTTCAGCTCCGAATACCGGATTCGGCGGCTTTGGTGCCACCAATACAAATGCTAATGCCGTTGGTGGAGGCGGACTGTTTCCACAACAAAAGCCTGCAACTGGTTTCGGTGCTGCTCCCGCTTTTGGTGCACCGACATCTACATCCACAGGATTCGGTAGCTTTGGACAGCCCAACACCTCCGGTTCAAtgttcaacaatacgttcaaCAAAACAGCATCCACACCGTTTGGTGGCTTTCAATCAACAGCACCGAATATGG GAACTGGCCTTGGACTAGGAGCCAACAATTCATTATTTGGTCAAAATAAACCTGGAAGCTTGTTCGGAACGAATACAGCTCCAACTGGTGGCTTGTTCGGTTCCAGTTTCGGACAAACGAACACATTGGGTGGTCTAGGCCAAAACACCATGGGAAT GGGACAAGGACTGGGAATGCAACAGCAACAGGTTCCGAttcatcaacaaatattaGCGATGACAACTTCACCGTACGGTGACAATCCCATTTTCAAAGATCTAAAACCAGCGTCCGGTCTGAGTGAAGATGCGTTACGACCAACAAATCCTGCCGCACAGAAAGCCATCCTGGAGTCATCATCGTCAAATCAATTCAAAGTGACGCCAACTGTTGGCAGCGGTTTAAAAGTCAAACCAATTCAGTCGTCCCTATCAAAG aAATCGCTGTTCGGCGGCCTAGAAGAATTCGACAGTTCGGTTGAAGAGAGTTTTTGCTTAAAACCGAATGCTAAGCGACTCGTCTTAAAGCCAAAATCAGCTCAAAAGGTATCGCCCAACCATACAAGACCGCTTCAATCTACTCAAAACACGTCGTTCACCGGAAACTTCGAGAATGCAAAGCATTTGACCAGTTCGAATTCGAAAGACAATGCAGACGCCGAACAATCTTTTAGCAATCAAATACCAACAAATCTATCAGCGCAAAATACAGACCAAGAAAATGTACGTCGTGTGTCTTGGCTGCATTCGAAGGCGTTGGAAAAGGTGGCGAAACCTAGACTGTCCGATTTCCATGAAAATACGATAAAGGAGCTGGTCACCACACCAACATCTAAAGACTCAACGAAGCAAATATCAAAGTCAACCACCGCGTCGCCTTTGACCGGTGAACATCAAGCAGCAAGTGCACGAGACAGCAACTCATTGACATTCGATTTGACACATACCCCAGCATCGACGGACAGTTCGTTTGCTTCGCATTCATTTCTGGATGACACAAATCCTGATTTGTCGTTGATAAATGTGGCTCCGAATGCGGCTGGTGTTATTTTGACACGAGCTAAATACTATACGATCCCATCGCTAGATAAATTGGaagattttatgaatgaagaCGGCAGTTGCATTGTGCCGAACTTTACAATCGGTCGCAAAGGTTACGGCAATGTGTACTTCAATGAGCCGATCGATTTAGCCGGCTTGAATTTGGACGAGCTGGTTCATTTCCGGCATAAAGAGGTTATCATCTATCCGGATGATGAGAACAAGCCACCGGTGGGAACGGAACTGAACCGTAAAGCGCAAATAACATTGGACCAAGTGTGGCCACATGACAAAACATTGCATGAAGCAATTAAAGACAAGGAACGGTTAGATCTAATGGACTATGAAGGTCATTTGCGTCGGGTGTGCGAAAAGCATGACACACGGTTCATTGAATATCGGCCCGAAAGTGGAAGTTGGGTATTTCGCGTTGATCATTTCTCGAAGTACGGGCTCAGTGATAGCGATGAGGACGACGCACCAGCTGATCCGAAAAAGGCAAAACTTGCTACTGTTACCGGTACCGGTGACAATGCGAATCGAAATTTGGTGGATGTGGCTAAG GTCGCAGCAATTGGAGGCTTAGCAAAACCCAATCAGACAGTAGTCAATGATATTCCACTAGCGAATCACAGTCTCGGTGGTTTAACGTCGCGTTACGATC AGCACATCGACGACTACAATTTGTCGCAGCATCGCTTTCAAGCACGAAGCCCATCAACATCACTGGCCATGGACATGGGAACAGATTCACATAAACTTCAATTGATGAAAGCGTCGTTTTTCGCTGACGACGACTACGATGGTAAATCGGTTATATCGGAACAATTAGAAGGTCGAGACAGTCCCGATCAAATTGTGCCAAGTAGACCGGGCATTCGAAGTCATTTGTATTCGGCGCCATCTTCAGTGCATAGTTTATCGCGTGGGTTACCCAGCACCACTAGCTCAATTTTGGAGATACCCGTTCCGAATCTTGTCGTTCCAGCGTTTGACTGCTTTCAACACCCGGATTCGGTTAAGGATGTGGGAATGAAACCGACGGAAAATCAG TCCACCAAAGTAGTTCGACCAACCGGTCCGCGATCAGTGCCACTCGTCGTCAAACCGAAAGTGGCGTTAATTCGCTTCCCCAACACGGTTATACCATTCGAAAAGTCTATTGCTCGACAGTTGAATGGACGATGTGCGTCTGATGTTGCACTTATGCGATCTAGGGGCTTTAAAGTCGGCTGGGGACAGCAGAATCGAATTTTTGTTCTCAGTACCATTAACAACAACCATCATTTAGTAAGCAAAA CCGTTGACTTGGATCAACTGGGCAGCCTATTCAGCGGTCGAGCAGAAGTGGACAATTCTGGAAATATCGTTCAAGGACTACAAATAGCATCAATGAAGCAAATTCCATCATTCCACGAATCGATCGAGAATCATTTAACGGTTCAACTGAAATTTAGCACCAAAAATCGAGTGGCCGGCAGCGACTGTCCGTATTATCAGAGCAACAGCGGTACGCAGATCATCAACGAACACTTGAATATAGcgaaaattaatgttaaacTGAACGACGTTGGCGATTATGTGCTGAGTGTTTGGTCACTAGTGAACGCGTTATGGGGAGAACAGGAGGAATTGGATGGACTGGAAGTAAATTCACATTTGACGATAATGAGACGAAAGGAATTGCTGTCAGAATGGCTGGAAGATGTTGTCCCCGGTAAAGCAAACAAATCGATGGACAATTTAGGTGACGGTGACGGTTATTTAAGTCATCTGCTTCAACTATTAAGTTGTCATAAAGTGGAGGATGCGTGCGAGTTAGCATTCAATAATAACGATATGAATTTGGCTCTGCTTATGGCACAACTCTCCAGTGGACCAACCGTTAGACAGCTGATTCAACACCAATTGTCCACTTGGCAAGAAGTTGAAGCTGATAAATTCATAAAGAATCCGCGACTGAAAGTAATGATGTTAGTTGCTGGTGTCCCATTGCTGGCATCGGCCAACGGACCGATCAACATATTTGAGGACATGGACTGGTTAAAGGCATTTGCA ACAATTCTTTGGTACATCAGTTCGGCTCCGTCATCCATAACGGACTCCCTGTGCGCGTACGAAGAATTTTACCAAGCCGACGAATTTCCTGCCGAACCGCCAATGCCACCGTACAATGGGAAATACGAACCGTGCGCCAATAACACTGTAATGGACCTTCGATATCACATACTTAAATTGTACTCAAAGCGTAGCCATCCAATGGAAACGATTTTGAATCCAACCACCTACACCGCCGATCAAATGGATTTCCGCTTGAGTTGGCTGCTATTGCAAACACTGTCGTCGATCGGTTACCATCACTGCTCCGAATTGTCGGCAGCCCAGTTGCATGTATCGTTTGCTAGTCAGTTGGAGAATCACGGAATGTGGCACTGGTCCATATTTGTTCTGTTGCACATCGACAATCCGAATCAACGGGAATCGGCCGTACAAAAccttttatacaaatatgtgtCGCTGTCGCAAGACGATGATTATTTGGAAAAGGAGCGGTTCATCGTTAACGATTTGGGCGTGCCGGACAAGTGGATATGTTGGGCCAAGTCGGTCAAAGCAGGTGTCCAAAATAAGTACCATAAACAAGCGGACTATTTGTTGAAAGCAAAACAATGGGCTGCTGCACATGATGTCATCATGAAGCACTTAGCACCAGATGCCATCATCAAcg ACGACATCCCATACCTCAAGGAACTATTGGATCAATTAGAAAATCCACGCCTAATTCCAAACTGGTCAAACGAGGGAATGATTCTGATCGATTATGTGGAAATTATGGAAAAG TACGAAAGTCTTAAAACAATTCATGAGGGCGACATCGAAACACGCTGGGAAGGACTGAAGCCCCAGTTGAACGAACTTTGTTCGCGCATCAGTCTGTTTCCCTGTCCGACAGCCAAACATCGTTTGTGTCAAAGTGAAATTGCACAAAGATTAGCCAACTTAATAAGCGGAATACGAATCGTTTGTCCGGATTTGAGTccgttgaatgaaatgaagATAACGTTAGGAAAATTACCGTTGCCACAGGAATATGCACAACAGAAATTGAGACTCTTCTTGGACGATAGTTCGTTGATGGAAATGTTGTGA